Proteins found in one Clostridium kluyveri DSM 555 genomic segment:
- a CDS encoding alpha-xenorhabdolysin family binary toxin subunit A translates to MKEIVLKDGNVLKVDLAPGELLPADNNPFLMSRSEFLAVQAYVENGTSLPKSAEEMTSKLKISAEDVNEFSDLINVYKSIYDHCYNFKTVVFPMTVTLAANISHYNTKVPVYYGALNPIIAAYNNGSLSEEDATKKLTAILTNLQNTAQVYADDCKTAKENIIQFAEDTKSDKSLLDPLSDRYKKAYEGKGGEIDTLLKEIDNDSKQIKKWQDEYEHDVTVAATTPTYAWIIPLGTIAAGIVAGIYGKKATDALDDIHKYQKKLESAQEDLRKALVLSNDLRLANGSMDGILEKLQLALPVIEKMEGIWGSLSDDFNNILSVIQRDIKEAEWIIKDLGVQEAIDAWAKAAAIADNYRANAYITVTTEDDIKAEPEKYIIPETA, encoded by the coding sequence ATGAAGGAAATAGTTTTAAAGGATGGAAATGTTCTTAAAGTAGATTTGGCTCCAGGAGAATTATTACCAGCAGATAATAATCCATTTTTAATGTCAAGATCAGAATTTTTAGCCGTTCAGGCTTATGTTGAAAATGGAACTTCACTGCCTAAATCAGCGGAAGAAATGACAAGCAAGCTGAAGATAAGTGCTGAAGATGTAAATGAATTTAGTGATTTGATTAATGTATATAAAAGTATTTACGATCACTGCTATAATTTTAAAACAGTAGTTTTTCCTATGACTGTCACTCTTGCCGCTAATATAAGCCACTATAATACTAAAGTGCCAGTATATTATGGAGCACTGAATCCGATTATTGCTGCATATAATAATGGATCTTTATCAGAGGAAGATGCAACAAAAAAATTAACAGCTATACTGACAAATCTTCAAAATACAGCTCAAGTCTATGCAGATGATTGTAAAACAGCTAAAGAAAATATTATTCAATTTGCAGAGGATACAAAGAGTGATAAAAGTTTATTAGATCCTCTGTCGGATAGGTATAAAAAAGCTTATGAAGGTAAGGGCGGTGAAATAGATACTCTTTTGAAGGAAATAGACAATGATAGTAAACAGATTAAGAAATGGCAGGATGAATATGAACACGATGTAACTGTTGCAGCTACAACTCCTACTTATGCATGGATAATACCACTTGGAACTATTGCTGCTGGAATTGTTGCTGGAATATATGGGAAAAAAGCAACAGATGCCCTTGATGATATACACAAATATCAAAAAAAATTGGAATCTGCACAAGAAGATCTTAGAAAAGCCCTTGTACTGAGTAATGATCTAAGACTTGCAAACGGCAGTATGGACGGAATACTTGAGAAGCTGCAATTAGCACTACCTGTTATTGAAAAAATGGAAGGAATCTGGGGTTCACTTTCTGATGATTTCAATAATATACTTAGTGTAATTCAAAGGGATATTAAAGAGGCAGAATGGATTATTAAGGATCTTGGTGTCCAGGAGGCTATTGATGCATGGGCAAAAGCAGCTGCTATAGCAGATAATTATAGAGCAAATGCGTATATAACAGTAACAACAGAAGATGATATAAAAGCAGAACCTGAAAAATACATTATTCCTGAAACAGCATAA
- a CDS encoding LytR/AlgR family response regulator transcription factor produces the protein MKIVIVDNEINALNYLVNILSIYENITIEKTFTDSVEALVYLLKNQCDAIFLDIEMPSINGMYLAEQVINLYPRTRICFVTAYNDFAIKAFEINAIDYILKPFTESRIENSIKRIMNLLENNSCNINEVSNSYEYDLDMICGFNNEEIVLINYDEIFYIEMLNRKVFIHLKDNIYTGNKTLNFYEEKLKKRSFFRSHKCYIVNLAKIDRFKPRINYTYDMYFKEIDDVIPLSRNKVKQLKMFFNI, from the coding sequence ATGAAAATAGTTATTGTTGATAATGAAATTAACGCACTTAACTATCTAGTAAATATACTTAGTATATATGAAAATATTACTATTGAAAAAACTTTTACTGATTCTGTTGAAGCACTTGTCTACCTGTTAAAAAATCAATGTGATGCAATTTTTTTGGATATTGAAATGCCCAGTATTAATGGAATGTATTTAGCAGAGCAGGTAATTAATTTGTATCCAAGAACTAGAATATGCTTTGTAACTGCATACAATGATTTTGCAATAAAAGCATTTGAGATTAATGCTATTGATTATATATTAAAACCTTTCACTGAATCAAGGATAGAAAATAGTATAAAAAGAATAATGAATTTACTTGAAAACAATAGCTGTAATATAAATGAGGTGAGTAATAGTTATGAATATGATTTAGACATGATTTGTGGTTTTAACAATGAAGAAATAGTTTTGATAAACTATGATGAAATTTTTTATATTGAAATGTTAAATAGAAAAGTTTTTATTCATTTAAAAGATAACATATATACAGGTAATAAAACCCTTAATTTTTATGAAGAAAAGCTTAAAAAACGCTCATTTTTCAGGTCACATAAATGTTACATAGTTAATTTGGCTAAAATAGATAGATTTAAACCAAGAATTAATTATACTTATGATATGTATTTTAAAGAAATAGATGATGTTATTCCCCTCAGTAGAAATAAGGTAAAACAATTGAAGATGTTCTTTAATATTTAA